The segment ATGTCCGATCCCCGCGACCTGCTCCGCACCCAGGCGGCCGATCTCGGCTTCTCGATCTGCCGCTTCGCCTCGGCGACCGAGCCATGGTCGGCCGGCGAGCGGCTCGCCCATTTCGTCGAGGCCGGCCGGCACGGCGACATGGGCTGGATGGAGACGACGCTCGAACGCCGCTCTCATCCGACGGCGATGTGGCCCGGCGCGCGCACCGCCATCGTGCTGGGGATGAACTATGGTCCCGACGAAGATCCCCTGCCGGAGATGGCGGATCGCAGCGCCGGATACATTTCCGTCTATGCGCGCGGCGACGACTATCACGAGGTCATCAAGGGGCGGCTGAAGACCCTGGCCGGGCAGGTCGCAGCTCGCCTCAACGCCGACGTCAAGGTCTTCGTCGACACCGCGCCCCTGATGGAAAAGCCTCTGGCCCAGCGCGCAGGCCTGGGCTGGCAGGGCAAGCACACCAATCTGCTCAGCCGCGACCACGGCAACTGGCTGTTCCTGGGCGTGATCCTGACGGCCGCGGAGATCACGCCCGACAACGCCGGGACGGAACACTGCGGCACCTGCACCGCCTGTCTCGACGCCTGCCCGACCAAGGCCTTTCCCGCGCCCTTCCAGCTGGATGCCCGGCGCTGCCTGTCCTACCTGACCATAGAGCACGCGGGGCCGTGGCCGGTGGAGTTCCGCGCCCTGACCGGCTCGCGCATCTATGGCTGCGACGACTGCCTGGCGGTCTGTCCCTGGAACAGGTTCGCGCAAGGGGCCCGCGAGACACGGCTGCTGGCCCGCGAGGCCTCGATCACCCCCCGTCTCGGGGACCTCGTTTCGCTGGACGACGCGGCGTTCCGTGCCCTGTTCCCGAAAAGCCCGATCAGGCGGATCGGCCGCGACCGGTTCGTGCGCAACGTTCTCTATGCCATCGGCAACAGCGGCGACGCAGGCCTGATCAAGGTGGCTTCGACCCTGACGACCGATGCCTCGCCGCTCGTCCGGGGGGCCGCCGTCTGGGCTCTGTCGCGTCTGCTGGACGGCCCGGCCTTTGCGGCCCTGCGAGACGACAGGCAGCCCGCCGAAACCGATGCGGGGGTTCTCGCCGAATGGGCGGGGCCTGATGCATGATCATTTGCAACAGCAAGCGATTCCACCTCGGCCGATCAGGGTCTAGACTCGCTTCATGCCTCACTACGCCCGCTTCATCGCCATGGTCGTGCTCGGACTGGTCGCCATCGGCGGCGCGGCGTGGCGTCTGGTCAAACGTGGGCCTGAGCCCCTGTATGAAGAGTCAGCCCTGCTGTCGCCGGAGATCCGGGCGCGGTTGAGAGCCCTGCGCGACGAAGCCAAGTTCGCTGCCGAAGGCGACTACCCCGGTCCGAAAGGACCAAAGACCCGGGCGAAGCTGTCGGCCGTCATCGACGACCTGCTGGACGACATCCTCGCCGAACCTGACGGGCCGGTCGAGGCCTCGGACCTGGCCGGGCGTCTGGGTCTGGCCGTGGCGGCCGTCTCCAGACGCACCGAGGCCGACGCGCGTCGCGCGCACGGCTATATGCTGGAAATCTGGTGGATCTTCGGCTTTCGCTCGGCCGCCGGCTATTTCAGGCCCGAGGATGGTGCAGGGGTCGTCGAGGGGTGGGCCGAACCCCTGCCGCCCGGCTGGACCGGCCCGGAAGGCCGACTGACCGCGGCGCATAAGGAATACTTTGCAAGAAGCCGTTAACCTGACAGGCGCACCTTGATCCCCTGAGAGGCCGCCCCTCACGGAGATCGGGATGTCGAGCATCATGACCGCCAGCTACCGCAGCCGCCGGGACCATTTCGAGCCCAGCGACACCGACCCCCAGGAACAACGGCGTCTGCGCGGCCATCTGGAACAGATCGACTACACCACCTTCGTGTCGAACCGCGAAGTGATCCCGCAGGTGCTCGGCCTCGGGACCAACCACGCCGAGCCCGCAGCCTTCCAGCGCCTGGCGATCTCAGCCGCCACCGCCCGCGCACGCTGGATCGCCGAGGCGCTGAGACTGACCGAAGCGGGGGTGGCCGTCGCTGACGCGGACGTACAGCGCCTGGCCGGCATGCGCGCCGCCTATGAGGAACTCTCCGAGGCCTACGAAGGTCTGCGTCGCATGGTCGAGCGCGGATATCTGCCCTATCGCAGCAGCGAACGCTGAGACCCTAGTTCAAGGACTGGGTCCGGATCGAGGCGTCGGCGTCGGTCGCTGGAGCCTCCGCCGCCGTCGGAGGCGATGAGACCGGCTCAACCGACAGCGGTGCCGTTTCGATGCCGGGCGCGGTAGCCTCGGTGTTCAAACGCGGCGTCAGCGAGGGCTCGGGCAGACGGGGTGTCTCAACGGCACCAACGACGGAATCGAGCCGGGCCGGGGCCGGGGCCGGAGGTTCGAGGGGTGGCAGAACGGACTCCGGCCCGGCCTCGGGCCGGGGCGTCGGCAGCGCTGCACTCTCGATCTGGGCACGGGCCGGCGTCGAAGGCGGGACGGCCCCTGGAGTCATGGAGCCGCTGAGAATGCCAACCCCATTCTGCCGAAGTGGAACTTGGGCGACCGGGCGCTGGCCCTGAGCCGGCAGGGGCCCTGAGCCGCGCGGCGGGGGCCCCACGCGGAATATCGGCTGGGGCGGGCGCGACCAGGTGATCCGGCCCCGCTTGAAGGGTTCAGGGCCAGGGCCTTGCGCGGGGCCGGATTGGGGCTCGGAGGAGGGCGTATCGACCATGGCCCGTCCTAGACGGTCTGGATGCGGCGGTCCAATAACGGATCAGCGAACCTCGACACCTTTCCAGAAGGCGATGCGATCCGCAATCTCGGCAGCGGCAGATCTGGGCGTCGGATAGAACCAGGCGGCGTCCCTGTTCTCCTTCCCGTCGACGACCAGCGAATGATACGAGGCCGTGCCCTTCCATGGACAGACCGAGGTCGTCGTGGAGGGTGTCAGATACTCGGCCCTGACCGCGTCGCGTGGAAAATAGTGGTTGTTTTCCACCACCACCGTGTCGTCCGACTGGGCGATGATCTGGCCGTTCCAGGTCGCTATGGTCATGGGTCTTCTCCGTCAGGATTTGAGACGATAGCCGGTCTTGAACATCCAGAAGACGATGCCGAGACAGACGATCAGGAAGCCGAGGGTGGCCAGCACGCTCCACACGATGCCAACGTCTCCCGAGCCGTAGAAGCTCCAGCGAAAGCCACTGATCAGATAGACCACCGGGTTGAACAGGGTGACCGTGCGCCACGCGGGCGGCAGCATGTCGATCGAATAGAAGGATCCCCCCAGGAAGGTCAGCGGCGTCACCACCAGCATCGGGATCATCTGCAACTGCTCGAACCCGTTGGCCCAGATGCCGATGATGAAGCCGAACAGGCTGAAGGTCGTCGCCGTCAGGATCAGGAATGTCAGCATCCAGATCGGATGCAGGATCTGCAGCGGCACGAAGAAGGCGGCCGTTGCCAGAATGATCAGACCCAGCACCGCCGACTTGGTCGCCGCCGCCCCGACATAGGCCATCACGATCTCCAGCGACGACACGGGGGCCGACAGAATCTCGTAGATCGTGCCGGTGAATTTCGGGAAATAGATGCCGAAGCTGGCATTGAAGATCGACTGGGTGAACAGGCTCAGCATGATCAGCCCCGGCACGATGAAGGCCCCATAGGGCACGCCGTCGATCTCTGTCATGCGCGACCCGATGGCCGAGCCGAACACGACGAAATAGAGGGCCGTCGTGATGACCGGGGTCACGATGGACTGCCAGACGGTGCGCAGCGCCCGCGCCATCTCGAAGCGATAGATGGCCCAGACGCCGTAGCCGTTGAAGGTCATGCGGCGGCTCCCGTCTGAATGTCCTGTGCCGGTTCGCGGTGGACCAGGCTGACGAAGATGTCCTCCAGCGAGCTCTGGCGGGTGTTCAGGTCCTTGAAGGCGATGCCCTGATCGGACAGAGCGCGCAGCAGCGACGGCACACCGGTCTTGTCGGCATTGGAATCGAAGACGTATTCCAGCTCGTTGCCGTCGGCCTTCAGGGTCAGATCCCACTGCGCCAGCGTCGGCGGAATGTCGCCCAGCGGGTCCTGCAGGTTCAGGGTCAGGGTCTTCCTGCCCAGCTTCTTCATCAGCTCGGACTTGTCCTCGACCAGGATCAGCTCGCCCTTCAGGATCACGCCCACCCGATCGGCCATCTCCTCGGCCTCCTCGATATAGTGGGTGGTCAGGATGATGGTGACGCCGCCCGCGCGCAGCTCGCGCACCAGGTTCCACATGTCGCGGCGCAGCTCGACATCGACGCCCGCCGTCGGCTCGTCCAGGAACAGGATGTCCGGCTCGTGCGACAGGGCCTTTGCGATCATGACCCGGCGCTTCATGCCGCCGGACAGGGTCATGATCTTGTTGTCCTTCTTGTCCCACAGGCTCAGCGCCCGAAGGGTCTTCTCGATGAAGGCCGGGTTGGGGGCCTTGCCGAACAGGCCGCGGCTGAAGGTGACCGTCGCCAGCACCGTCTCGAACGCATCCGTCGTCAGCTCCTGCGGCACCAGACCGATCTTCATCCGCGCATTGCGATAATCAGTCTGGATGTCGTGGCCGTCGGCGATCACCGTTCCGGTCGACGGCGTCACGATCCCGCAGACGATGGAGATCAGCGTCGTCTTGCCGGCGCCGTTCGGGCCCAGCAGGGCAAAGATCTCGCCCTTGCCGATCTGCAGATCCACGGTCTTCAGCGCCTGCAACCCGGACGCATAGGTCTTGGTCAGGCCCTTGATATCGATGACGGGTGCGGAGGTGGGCTGGGTGGAGGTCGGCGGCATTCGGCGCGTCCTGAGAAATCGGCCGAAGCGGCGTGTCCGCAATATGGCGCTTGTGGCGACAGGCTCAAGACAGCGGGGCCTTTTTCCCCCGGTCCGGACGGTGTACGGCCCCGTTGGCCAGAGTTCCCGCGC is part of the Brevundimonas sp. AJA228-03 genome and harbors:
- a CDS encoding ABC transporter permease, with product MTFNGYGVWAIYRFEMARALRTVWQSIVTPVITTALYFVVFGSAIGSRMTEIDGVPYGAFIVPGLIMLSLFTQSIFNASFGIYFPKFTGTIYEILSAPVSSLEIVMAYVGAAATKSAVLGLIILATAAFFVPLQILHPIWMLTFLILTATTFSLFGFIIGIWANGFEQLQMIPMLVVTPLTFLGGSFYSIDMLPPAWRTVTLFNPVVYLISGFRWSFYGSGDVGIVWSVLATLGFLIVCLGIVFWMFKTGYRLKS
- a CDS encoding DUF427 domain-containing protein, coding for MTIATWNGQIIAQSDDTVVVENNHYFPRDAVRAEYLTPSTTTSVCPWKGTASYHSLVVDGKENRDAAWFYPTPRSAAAEIADRIAFWKGVEVR
- the queG gene encoding tRNA epoxyqueuosine(34) reductase QueG: MSDPRDLLRTQAADLGFSICRFASATEPWSAGERLAHFVEAGRHGDMGWMETTLERRSHPTAMWPGARTAIVLGMNYGPDEDPLPEMADRSAGYISVYARGDDYHEVIKGRLKTLAGQVAARLNADVKVFVDTAPLMEKPLAQRAGLGWQGKHTNLLSRDHGNWLFLGVILTAAEITPDNAGTEHCGTCTACLDACPTKAFPAPFQLDARRCLSYLTIEHAGPWPVEFRALTGSRIYGCDDCLAVCPWNRFAQGARETRLLAREASITPRLGDLVSLDDAAFRALFPKSPIRRIGRDRFVRNVLYAIGNSGDAGLIKVASTLTTDASPLVRGAAVWALSRLLDGPAFAALRDDRQPAETDAGVLAEWAGPDA
- a CDS encoding ABC transporter ATP-binding protein yields the protein MPPTSTQPTSAPVIDIKGLTKTYASGLQALKTVDLQIGKGEIFALLGPNGAGKTTLISIVCGIVTPSTGTVIADGHDIQTDYRNARMKIGLVPQELTTDAFETVLATVTFSRGLFGKAPNPAFIEKTLRALSLWDKKDNKIMTLSGGMKRRVMIAKALSHEPDILFLDEPTAGVDVELRRDMWNLVRELRAGGVTIILTTHYIEEAEEMADRVGVILKGELILVEDKSELMKKLGRKTLTLNLQDPLGDIPPTLAQWDLTLKADGNELEYVFDSNADKTGVPSLLRALSDQGIAFKDLNTRQSSLEDIFVSLVHREPAQDIQTGAAA